GCGCGCGTCAAAAGCCTGCTGAAACTCAAGCACTTTACGGATGAGTTAGAGAATGCCGAAGCTGTTCTCTTCACCCTCGCTCTCGGTGTCGAAGCCCGCGATCCCTATACCGGAGACCACTGCTCCCGGCTTGCTCACTATGCAGGTGAACTGGGACGCCATCTGCACTTTGACCATGAAAACGTCATTGCGCTTGAACGAGGTGGGTATCTCCATGACCTTGGAAAAATCAAGGTTCCGGATGAAATCCTAAAGAAGGGAACTGAGTTGACCCCCGCCGAGTGGGATGTGATGAAGCGCCATCCGATAGATGGCGAGACTATCTGTCAGCCATTGAAGTCCTTCCGTAAAGTGTTGCCCATAATTCGCCATCACCATGAACATTGGAATGGCTCCGGATATCCGGACGGCCTGGAGGGTCACAATATTCCCGTCCTGGCGCGGGTGTTGCAGGTAGTGGACGTTTACGATGCCCTTGTAACCGCACGTCCTTACAAGGGCGCCTTGTCGGAAGTGCAGGCTCGTGACACCATGATCCATGAAGCGAAACGTGGATTGTGGGACTTCGAACTGGTCCGCGAATTCTTCCACATGTTGGAGTCTGAACGTCGCGCGGCTTGAGCTGTGGGACAAAGAAAACCCCTCTGTTGGTCGGACGTGTCCCCAATCCCTGCAGCGATGCTAAGCGGTTTTTTGAGAGATTACGTTTCTTAATATTTATGCGGTTTTGCAACTGACATACAATCCTGAGCGTCTAAATCGTTTGTTCCTGGATAGCACCAGAATGGCACCGCCGCGCTACAGCTTCATTGTCCCTGCTTATAACGAGGCTGAGCGCCTTGGCACGAGCTTGGACCGGATGCAGCGATACGTTGCGGAATCGCGATGGGATGCGGAGATCATTGTCGTCAACGATGGATCCCGCGACGAAACCGCCGCGGTAGTGAAAGAATTCGCGAGCCGCAATCCCATGATCCGTCTGATCGAAAATCCCGGCAATCGTGGCAAGGGGTATAGCGTCCGCCATGGAATGATGACTGCATCGGGCGATTTTCTCCTCTTTACAGACGCCGATTTGTCTTCACCAATCGAGGAAACGCCCAAGCTCTTTGCGCCAATTGAAAGCGGTGCCGCGGATGTAACCATCGGGTCGCGTTATCTGCAGAGTGAGCTTCAGACACGGAAGCAGCCTGTACACCGGAGAATGCTAGGGCGAGCTTTCAACTTTGCTCTACGGATGATCCTGGGGCTCTCGTATGTTGACACCCAGTGCGGTTTCAAAGCCTTTAGCCGCAACGCCGTGAATACCATCTTTCCCGAAATGAAAATCGAGCGCTGGGGCTTCGATCCCGAGATTCTTTTCCTGGCACAGCGATACGGCTTACGAGTAGCAGAGGTGCCGGTCTCGTGGGCTCATGACCATCGCTCCAAGATCAGTCCCATTCGAGACGGCACGCGGATGTTCGGCGAATTAATGCGCGTTCGCATGAACTCGATGAGCGGGAAATACAATCCTTCCACTTCAGCAACCCGAGTGATAACAAGAATCGCTTAACAAAGTGAACATGAACGGAAAAGCCCGCCTAGGCGGGCTTTTTCTTTGGGCAGGACTGCTTACGAAGCAATAGCCGCGCGTGCGCGGAATTTAGGAATTACAGAAATGCCGTTGTCCTTGTCGAAGAGAAGGCTCATCGACTGCGAACAAGGACCACACAACCAGAAGTGCTCCGCCTTTAGCATCGGCTTGCGCGATGACACCAGAAACGGATTCTTGTTCCCGTTAGGAATTTCATTCTTCGGCTGAGATGACAATGCAGAGATCCCCCCAGGAGGGGTTACCTCGACTTCAACGCGGAAAATCTTCCCTTCACGCAAGTAATGGAATGGAGTGGAGCAGGCAGGATTAGCGCACTTAGAAACCATGGGCCCTCTACTTTCAGGTTCCAGTTGGGGGATTACTTTTTCCGTCCGCCTGCTTGCTACGGACGCACCTTGTTGTGAGGAGCTTACGTTGGGCCTCCAGCGGCGACTCCGAAGGTGAGCCGCTCTGGAAAGTCCAAGTACTGCGGAGAGTGTACTGCAACTTTTTGCGATCTCGCATTATGAAACCAAGAATTCTGTTGAATTCGTGCGTCAGCTCGCGCCAGCAACTCTGCTCTGCCTCATTTTGAGGGAAATTCCACTGATGGGGTTGTCGAGCTGACAAGAATGGCTCGTTCGCGCCAGGGATTGTTATTCAGGCGATCCTTTGCTCTTCTTTTTTGGCACAGAGGAGGACCTCCATGGGAAACCTGTGTCTGCAGCCCCACAACGTGTAAGCCTCTCCACAAGCATGCGCCTTTGACCGAGGTGTAAGTATTTGATTCCACTGTCCAATCTCCGGCGGTCGCCTACCTGCATTTCTCTTTGGCGTAACCGGGAGGCAGCCGATGTCGGGAAAGAAAGGGCAGTTCAGGACAGCAGAAAAGCCAATCGCTCGATACCTGTGGGTTTTGATCGTTCTACTTTTGGTTCAGGAGGTGCGTGCGCAGACGCCGTCGCAATCTTCTGAGGCTGCACCGGTTACGGAGGCGCATCGGAAGGTTGTTGTCAGCATTCCTCACCGCAAGCTGGCCCTCGTCGAGGGTGGGAAGGTTAAGAAGGTTTATGCCGTCGCAGTGGGTGTCCAACAGAGCCCCACGCCAGTCGGCAAATTCGAAGTCAAGACACGACTCGTTAAGCCCACCTACTACCACCCCGGCAAAGTAATCCCCCCAGGGGCGAACAATCCCCTGGGAACCCGCTGGATTGGTCTGAGCACGAAGGGTTACGGCATCCACGGAACGAACCAGGAAGACTCCATCGGCAAGGCTGCTTCCCATGGCTGCATTCGCATGCGCCGTACCGATTTGGAAGAGCTCTTCGCCGAGATCCAGGTCGGAGATCAGGTCGAAATTCAGACGGAGCCCGACGCAGAAGTTGCCGGAATTTTTGGAGAGCTTCCGGCTGCAGAGGACAACTCGGATGGAGCCGCAGTTGGGGAGTGGCAGTAAACGATAACCAGTAAGAAGGATGAGCAAAGGAGGTAGTCCCATGTTGGAACTCACAGGAATGATGGCGATAACAGCCGCTTTTATAGGTTCAGTCCTGGTGGCGCTGTTCGTCGGAGAAGGGCTCATCAGTTTGATTATTCGCGCCATGCACGAAGGTGTGCGGCGCGCCGATGAGGCGTCGGCCAGGCAGTCAGGCCAGCCACAAGCGTCGGCCAGTCTGCTTCGCGGAGAGCGTGCCGGTCTGCAAAGAGTTTGAAACTTGCTGTGCATGGTTCGGCCTGCAAAGGATCGAATCATCCAGTTCAACCACGATGTTCAACCCTTCGTCTGCGTCTTTAAGGAGGAGGCCATGCTGCTACTGAAAGTTCTTCTGGTCTGCGCCGGAATCGCGCTGTTGCTCGCCGCACTGACGGTCCTCGGATACGACGTTTACGTTTATCAGCGCGCTCGGCGGCGTATTCAATCTGCCGAAAACGCTCAAGAAAAACTCCTCGAACCAGAATTGAAACTGCGAATTCGACTTGCAGGAATCATTTGTGCAGTGGCGCTGATCGCGTTCTTGCTGGCGTCAATTTACGACGTGGTGCCAGCAGGTCATGCTGGCATTCGCGTGAGTCAAATCTCAGGAATAGAAGGGGAAACGCTTTACCCCGGTATCCACCTGATGTCTCCTTTCGAAACTCTCGCGGTCTATGACACGCGCACACACACGATGACGACCGGCAATGTCGATGAATCACTCACTGAAAAGCCAAAGCGGCACGAGACGCTGAACGTAACTGCGAGCGAAGGCCTGAAAATTGGTCTGGCCGTGACGGTTCGCTACAAGCTGGATCCGGCGAAGCTTTCGTACATTCACAACAATCTCCCAGTAGACATCGACACTGAAGTCGTTCCCCCAGTGGTGGCGACCGTCTTTCGCGAGATCGTGCCCACCTACACAATTCGTGACGTCTTCGCGATCCATCGCGAAGACATTCGCAAGAGCGCAAGCGAGGAGATCACTGCGAAGCTGAAACGCGATGGCGTCATAGTTGATGAGGTGATGCTGCGCGACATCGTTCTCCCAACCGACTACGCCAAAGGTCTTGAGGGACTAATCGAGAAAGAACAGGAAGACGAAAGCCTAATCGTGCAGACGTCGATCGAGAAGAAGCAGGTACAGATCGCCCAATATCAGGCGGAGGCCGAGAAGGTTCGCACAGTGAAGCAGGCTGAGGCGGGCGCTCAAGTCCGTGTGTTACAGGCCAAAGCTGAGGCCGATGCCATGCAGTACACGTTGCCACTCAAGGAGAAGCAGATCCAGCAAACCAAACTCGAAGCTGAGGCGCGCAAAGAAGCTACCATTCAGAACGCCGAAGCCGAGGCTCAAGCCAAGATCATCGACAGCAAAGCTGAACAGGTGAAGCAGCAGTTGCTGGCTTCGGCCGAAGCCAATCGCATTCGTGTAGTGGCGGCGGCGGACAAAGAGCGTTTGCAGGGCGAGGCTATGGCGCTCAAAGCGAATCCCTTGTTGATCAATAAGATCGTGGCCGAGAAGCTGTCTGATCGGATTCAGGTCATGATGGTGCCTGCCGACGGCAAGTTTTTCTTTGCGAACGATGTGTTGAAATCCCCAGCTCAACAGATATTCCGGCAGGAGGATCAGGGTGTTGACCCTCCTACTAGACCGCAAGGCGGACCTGGTGGAGGTCGCTAGCGGGGTTGGCAGACCAGCCAAACAAGGCTGGTCTGCCTAAACTCCGCAGTTTTATGGCATGTGGCACAGCCGCCCTCAGTTGTGGCTCCGCTCATGGCTGACCCAAGCAAGGGGCACCTGTGCCACAGATTCAGGGGTTTAGTTATGAAGTGCACAACGAGGCCGTCACTATCAATTGGCGAAATTGTCTGGGCAGTTGTTACGATTGCCTCATTTATCGCCTTGTTTCGGTGTCTGTCTCCCTGACCGCATTGACAACGTTGCCAAAATGGATGCCTCACGCCAGCGTCATTTGACGCGTGTGCAAACCGCTTGTTATATTCGTATGGTTCTGCGAGTCAGTTTAGTTCGTCTAGAGCGGTAGAGCTTTAGTTCGAGTCCACTGTTTCCGAGTGTCTGGAACAGCTTCCTCGCTGACGATGCCTGCGCTGCCCTCTCCCAAGAGGGATATGCAGGCCGGGAGTGACGAAACGGATCGCCTGTAATCGCCTTGGCGACACCGTCGGCATTCAATCCTAGAACGATCAAACCTCGCACTTTTATGTGCGGGAGTATGGCCCCGCCAGGCGGTGGTCAGCCTAAAAACCGGAAATTACTGTCCCTGAGAGGGACTTTGGCGCATGTGCGCCTCAGGAGTGGAATTTGCCCACATTTAATCAGCTTGTGCGCAGAGGGCGGACCCAGCCCAAGTACAAGACGGCTAGTCCGGCCTTGCAGGAGTCGCCGCAGAAGCGTGGGGTATGCACCCGCGTTTACACGCAGACGCCCAAGAAGCCGAACTCAGCGCTTCGTAAAGTTGCTCGCGTGCGCCTGACCAACGGAATTGAGGTCACAACCTATATTCCGGGCATCGGCCATAACCTGCAGGAGCACTCGATTGTGCTAATTCGCGGCGGCCGTGTGAAAGACCTCCCCGGCGTGCGTTACCACGTCGTGCGGGGAACGCTCGATACCGTCGGCGTAGCGAATCGCAAGCAGAGCCGCTCCAAATATGGAGCGAAGAGGCCAAAGGCCTAGAAAGCTTAGAGCAGAAGGTACTTAATCAGATGCCGCGTAAAGGACACATAGCAAAGCGCGAAACGTCGACCGACCCGGTCTACGGTTCGACCCTCGTGACGAAGTTCGTGAACTCGATGATGTACGAGGGCAAGAAGAGCACCGCCCAGTCGATCTTCTATCAGTCGATGAAGAACCTGGAGCAGAAGGGCGGAGACGAAGCGCTGAAGCTCTTCAAGAAGGCGGTCGAGAACTGCAAGCCACTGCTCGAAGTAAAGACTCGTCGCGTTGGTGGCGCCAATTATCAGGTTCCGGTTGAAGTGAACCCCGACCGTCGCACCTCGCTCGCGATTCGCTGGCTGGTGAGCTATGGGCGTGCTCGTGGCGAAAAGGGAATGATCGACAAGCTCACAAACGAGTTGCTCGACGCAGCCAATGGTCGCGGCGCCGCGATTAAGAAGAAGGAAGATGTTCACCGCATGGCGGAGGCGAATAAAGCTTTCGCGCATTACCGGTGGTAAGAACGTAAGCCGTTGTCATTCCGAACGAAGTGAGGAATCCCTATTGCTACCAAGCGTTTTTGGGTCCAATAGGAGAATGACAGATTGAACACGAGCAAGAAGCAAGAAAGTTTAGGAATACAGTGCCCAGACAGGTCCCATTAGATCGTTGCAGGAACATCGGCATCATGGCCCACATCGATGCCGGCAAGACCACTACGACTGAGCGCATCCTTTTTTATACGGGCATCACGCACCGTATCGGCGAAGTGCACGAAGGCACCGCTACCATGGATTGGATGGAGCAGGAGCAGGAGCGCGGCATCACCATTACCTCCGCCGCGACCACATGCTTCTGGCGCGACATCCGCATCAACATCATCGATACGCCCGGCCACGTGGATTTTACGGCCGAGGTCGAGCGCTCGCTGCGCGTTCTCGACGGCGCATGCGCTGTGTTTGACGCCGTGCATGGGGTTGAGCCGCAATCGGAAACCGTATGGCGCCAGGCCGATAAGTACGGTGTCCCGCGCATTTGTTTCATTAATAAGATGGACAAAATGGGTGCTGATTTCGAGCATGCCGTCGATACCATCCGGAAACGGCTTAATGCCCGCCCTGTAGCGATTCAAATTCCCATCGGACAAGAAGCGAATTTCAGAGGTGTAGTCGATCTCGTCAACATGAAGGCGATCTACTGGCGCGATGAAACCATGGGTGCGAAGTACGAAGTCGAAGAGATCCCCGCCGAGCTGAGGAAGAAAGCGGAAGCCTTCCACGCGCAGCTTGTGGAGAGCGTTGCCGAAAACGATGACGAGATGCTGCACAAGTTCCTCGAAGGAGAGACGATTTCTGCCGAGGAATTGCGCAAATCGCTGCGTCGCAGCGTGATTGAACTCAAGCTCTTCCCGGTACTCTGCGGAACGGCTTTCAAGAATAAGGGCGTACAGACGCTGCTCGATGCAGTGGTGGATTATCTGCCATCGCCTCTCGACAT
The sequence above is drawn from the Acidobacteriota bacterium genome and encodes:
- a CDS encoding 30S ribosomal protein S12; the protein is MPTFNQLVRRGRTQPKYKTASPALQESPQKRGVCTRVYTQTPKKPNSALRKVARVRLTNGIEVTTYIPGIGHNLQEHSIVLIRGGRVKDLPGVRYHVVRGTLDTVGVANRKQSRSKYGAKRPKA
- a CDS encoding 30S ribosomal protein S7 is translated as MPRKGHIAKRETSTDPVYGSTLVTKFVNSMMYEGKKSTAQSIFYQSMKNLEQKGGDEALKLFKKAVENCKPLLEVKTRRVGGANYQVPVEVNPDRRTSLAIRWLVSYGRARGEKGMIDKLTNELLDAANGRGAAIKKKEDVHRMAEANKAFAHYRW
- a CDS encoding metal-dependent phosphohydrolase; the protein is MAHMVQGPRDVSLRRKTQTILVVDDKLDTLLLVRELLTSRGYHVTTASDADEALQAIQAEKPDLILLDVIMPGRSGYDLCRELKDDPATRLIPVVMITGLSDRADRVRGIEAGADDFLSKPLYPEELYARVKSLLKLKHFTDELENAEAVLFTLALGVEARDPYTGDHCSRLAHYAGELGRHLHFDHENVIALERGGYLHDLGKIKVPDEILKKGTELTPAEWDVMKRHPIDGETICQPLKSFRKVLPIIRHHHEHWNGSGYPDGLEGHNIPVLARVLQVVDVYDALVTARPYKGALSEVQARDTMIHEAKRGLWDFELVREFFHMLESERRAA
- a CDS encoding glycosyl transferase — protein: MAPPRYSFIVPAYNEAERLGTSLDRMQRYVAESRWDAEIIVVNDGSRDETAAVVKEFASRNPMIRLIENPGNRGKGYSVRHGMMTASGDFLLFTDADLSSPIEETPKLFAPIESGAADVTIGSRYLQSELQTRKQPVHRRMLGRAFNFALRMILGLSYVDTQCGFKAFSRNAVNTIFPEMKIERWGFDPEILFLAQRYGLRVAEVPVSWAHDHRSKISPIRDGTRMFGELMRVRMNSMSGKYNPSTSATRVITRIA
- a CDS encoding L,D-transpeptidase, translated to MSGKKGQFRTAEKPIARYLWVLIVLLLVQEVRAQTPSQSSEAAPVTEAHRKVVVSIPHRKLALVEGGKVKKVYAVAVGVQQSPTPVGKFEVKTRLVKPTYYHPGKVIPPGANNPLGTRWIGLSTKGYGIHGTNQEDSIGKAASHGCIRMRRTDLEELFAEIQVGDQVEIQTEPDAEVAGIFGELPAAEDNSDGAAVGEWQ